In a genomic window of Roseiflexus castenholzii DSM 13941:
- a CDS encoding biotin/lipoyl-containing protein, with the protein MSKLSITIDGHTFVVESPPLHRTTGAITVRVDGQSVQVLTPETGSPELLDWLIVERRPYEVAVDPNLRWMRSRFGLHQVEVRDLEATVARPASGDGRIKAPIPGLITRVLVSPGEAVELGQPLLVLEAMKMENEIRAPRAGRVTQIHVAPGQSVALGVVMAEVE; encoded by the coding sequence ATGAGCAAACTGAGCATTACAATCGATGGTCATACGTTTGTCGTCGAATCTCCGCCGTTGCACCGAACCACCGGCGCGATCACCGTGCGGGTCGATGGGCAGTCGGTTCAGGTGCTGACACCGGAAACCGGCAGTCCAGAACTGCTCGACTGGCTGATTGTAGAGAGGCGACCGTATGAGGTGGCGGTCGATCCCAATCTGCGCTGGATGCGCTCGCGGTTTGGTCTGCACCAGGTTGAAGTGCGCGATCTGGAAGCCACGGTTGCGCGCCCGGCAAGCGGCGATGGGCGCATCAAAGCGCCAATTCCAGGATTGATCACGCGCGTGCTCGTCAGCCCTGGCGAAGCGGTCGAACTCGGGCAACCGCTGCTGGTGCTGGAAGCGATGAAGATGGAGAACGAAATCCGCGCGCCACGCGCCGGTCGCGTAACGCAGATCCACGTCGCACCCGGTCAGAGCGTCGCGCTCGGCGTTGTGATGGCGGAAGTGGAGTAA
- a CDS encoding type II toxin-antitoxin system HicA family toxin: MLVHVRGSHHHYKHPNKPGRVTIPHPKKDLPVGTLKSIYRQAGWSWSEKE, from the coding sequence ATGCTGGTCCACGTTCGGGGCAGCCACCACCACTACAAACATCCCAATAAGCCTGGACGCGTGACTATTCCGCATCCAAAGAAAGATTTACCTGTAGGAACTTTGAAGAGTATCTACCGTCAAGCCGGTTGGTCCTGGTCAGAGAAGGAGTGA
- a CDS encoding acetyl-CoA carboxylase biotin carboxylase subunit, producing MFRTILVANRGEIAVRIIRTCRDMGIRTVALYDDTDLSSLHVRLADECVRLSSGALYCDAAALVQIARDCGADAIHPGYGFLAEHEEFARACEESGIAFIGPSSTMLAKVCDKIAVLDMVRTAGIAVPRHSPRAYRASEWEALRDAAEGLGYPLVLKSYSGGRSHSTRLVHEPTHLGSIAQHAHSAALTEFGDERLYLEEAFLPARYLEVQLVGDRHGNLVHLGERDGSIQHNHRKVMEESPAPYLTDAQRENLWRQALTIGRLLGCMGACTIEFVLDAQGRFYFTEVKARIQVEHPITEMRTGLDLVRVQIQVAAGEPLGFSQDEVTLRGCAIQVRVNAEDPWNHYLPSPGRLRRFRFPGGPGVRVDTYAYGGCNVPVRYDPLLAKVVAWDDTRAGALGRLRRAVADFAISGVQTNLPLIQRILDAPAFVTGTYDSDFNRSPFPGAEVPPERLRDLAIAAALAYIRRGIDSSGVLPDRAGSGWHRDSRRLPQ from the coding sequence ATGTTTCGCACTATTCTTGTCGCCAACCGGGGTGAAATTGCCGTTCGCATCATTCGCACCTGCCGTGATATGGGTATTCGGACGGTGGCGCTCTACGACGATACCGATCTGAGTTCGCTCCATGTGCGGCTGGCGGATGAATGCGTGCGGTTGAGTTCGGGCGCGCTCTACTGCGACGCGGCAGCGCTCGTTCAGATTGCGCGTGATTGCGGCGCCGATGCGATCCATCCCGGCTACGGCTTCCTTGCCGAACACGAGGAATTCGCGCGCGCATGCGAGGAGTCCGGCATCGCCTTTATCGGTCCATCCAGCACGATGCTGGCAAAAGTGTGCGACAAAATCGCGGTGCTCGACATGGTACGCACGGCGGGCATTGCGGTGCCGCGTCACTCGCCACGCGCCTACCGCGCATCGGAATGGGAGGCGCTGCGTGACGCGGCTGAAGGCCTCGGCTACCCACTGGTGCTCAAATCGTACAGCGGCGGGCGCAGCCATAGCACACGCCTGGTACACGAGCCGACGCACCTGGGGAGCATAGCGCAGCATGCGCACTCGGCAGCGCTGACCGAATTCGGCGATGAGCGGCTCTACCTCGAAGAAGCATTCCTTCCGGCGCGCTACCTGGAAGTGCAACTTGTCGGCGACCGACACGGCAACCTCGTCCATCTGGGTGAGCGTGACGGGTCAATCCAGCATAATCATCGCAAGGTGATGGAAGAGTCGCCGGCGCCATACCTGACCGATGCGCAGCGCGAAAACCTCTGGCGGCAGGCGCTGACCATTGGGCGTCTGCTGGGATGCATGGGCGCCTGTACGATCGAGTTCGTGCTCGACGCGCAGGGGCGCTTTTATTTTACCGAGGTCAAAGCACGTATTCAGGTCGAACATCCGATCACCGAAATGCGCACTGGACTCGACCTGGTGCGCGTTCAGATTCAGGTTGCTGCCGGTGAGCCGCTCGGCTTTTCGCAGGATGAGGTGACACTGCGTGGATGCGCCATCCAGGTGCGCGTCAACGCAGAGGACCCGTGGAACCATTATCTGCCAAGCCCGGGACGACTGCGGCGCTTTCGCTTTCCGGGAGGACCAGGGGTGCGTGTCGATACGTATGCCTATGGCGGTTGCAACGTTCCGGTGCGTTACGATCCGCTGCTGGCGAAGGTCGTCGCCTGGGACGACACGCGCGCCGGGGCGTTGGGACGGTTGCGGCGCGCAGTCGCTGATTTTGCAATCAGCGGTGTGCAGACGAACCTGCCGCTCATCCAGCGTATTCTGGATGCCCCGGCGTTCGTCACCGGAACGTATGACTCGGACTTCAACCGCAGTCCCTTTCCGGGCGCTGAGGTCCCACCCGAACGCCTCCGCGACCTGGCGATTGCAGCGGCGCTGGCATACATCCGGCGCGGCATCGACTCGAGCGGCGTCCTGCCGGATCGCGCCGGTTCCGGCTGGCATCGTGATTCGCGCCGATTGCCACAGTAG
- a CDS encoding Uma2 family endonuclease, with the protein MKRSLVKNKAFEEQSSDRHEHYGSRIMALTGGNQAHSIICSNLNALLHTQLRKRPSVIYTSDMKIRADQPRKYMYPDVAVVCGESQFEDATRRVLLNPAVIIEVLPESTEQYDRGKKFQYYRSIETVQEYILVASDAQHIDHYRRQSENLRVLTSMDGDDGVLELPTIERRLHLAEVYEKVPFDIEDNTA; encoded by the coding sequence GTGAAACGCTCGCTCGTTAAGAACAAAGCCTTCGAGGAACAAAGCAGCGACAGGCATGAGCACTACGGGAGTCGGATTATGGCGCTGACTGGAGGCAATCAGGCGCATTCGATCATTTGCAGCAACCTCAACGCGCTGCTCCACACCCAGTTGCGCAAACGACCATCCGTGATCTATACCAGCGATATGAAAATTCGGGCGGATCAACCGCGAAAATATATGTACCCCGATGTTGCAGTAGTTTGTGGCGAGTCGCAGTTTGAAGACGCAACTCGACGGGTCTTGCTCAATCCTGCGGTCATTATCGAAGTGCTACCAGAGAGCACGGAGCAATATGATCGAGGCAAAAAGTTCCAATACTATCGGAGTATCGAAACCGTCCAGGAGTACATCCTGGTGGCTTCAGATGCACAACATATCGATCACTATCGGCGACAATCCGAAAATCTCCGGGTGTTGACTTCGATGGATGGCGACGATGGCGTACTGGAGTTGCCGACGATTGAGCGCCGGTTGCATCTTGCAGAGGTCTACGAAAAAGTCCCGTTTGACATCGAAGACAATACCGCCTGA
- a CDS encoding sigma-70 family RNA polymerase sigma factor: MNQVPTSRFRSHAIEQEADPESDVFWQTDFADVVAQRASSGETLDDSTQMYLREIGQVSLLSAAEEVALANDISAGREAQERLNVQHFDSVDERLLLERRVVQAEEARRRLIQANLRLVVSVAKKYIGGPLSFMDLVQEGNIGLMRAVEKFDASKGNRFSTYATWWIRQAITRAIAEQSRLIRLPVHLSDVIAQVRRVARRLEQSLEREPTIKEIAEAVGMPERKVKMLLQASAQPISLEQPITNDGEGQIGELLADDGADAPMEIATQHMLQRDLEQALMDLPDRERAVLRLRYGLTDGRRRTLEEIGSAFGITRERTRQIEADALRLLRRPGVSARLQAYLE; this comes from the coding sequence ATGAACCAGGTCCCAACCTCTCGCTTCCGCTCACACGCGATTGAGCAGGAGGCAGACCCCGAAAGTGATGTATTCTGGCAGACCGACTTTGCTGATGTTGTGGCGCAACGAGCCTCTTCCGGCGAAACGCTGGACGACTCAACACAAATGTACCTGCGTGAGATCGGTCAGGTCAGTCTGTTGAGCGCCGCAGAAGAGGTTGCGCTGGCGAACGACATCAGCGCCGGTCGTGAAGCACAGGAGCGGTTGAACGTGCAGCATTTCGACTCGGTAGACGAGCGCCTGCTGCTCGAACGGCGCGTGGTACAGGCGGAGGAAGCGCGCCGTCGCCTGATCCAGGCGAACCTGCGCCTGGTCGTCAGTGTTGCTAAAAAGTACATCGGTGGTCCGCTCTCATTTATGGACCTGGTCCAGGAAGGGAACATTGGTCTGATGCGCGCCGTCGAGAAATTCGACGCCAGCAAAGGCAACCGCTTTTCGACCTACGCGACGTGGTGGATTCGCCAGGCGATCACGCGTGCTATCGCCGAACAGAGTCGCCTGATCCGGCTGCCGGTGCATCTGAGCGACGTCATTGCACAGGTGCGACGGGTTGCGCGGCGTCTCGAGCAGTCGCTGGAGCGCGAGCCGACGATCAAAGAGATCGCCGAAGCGGTCGGTATGCCGGAGCGCAAAGTGAAGATGCTGCTTCAGGCGTCTGCACAGCCGATTTCGCTGGAACAGCCAATCACGAATGATGGTGAAGGACAGATTGGTGAACTGCTGGCGGATGACGGCGCCGATGCGCCGATGGAGATTGCGACGCAACACATGCTTCAGCGCGACCTGGAACAGGCGTTGATGGACCTGCCTGATCGCGAGCGAGCGGTGTTGCGATTGCGATATGGTCTGACTGACGGTCGGCGCCGGACACTTGAGGAGATCGGTTCGGCATTTGGCATTACCCGCGAGCGGACCCGGCAGATCGAAGCCGATGCGCTGCGCCTGCTGCGGCGCCCTGGCGTTAGCGCCCGGTTGCAGGCATATCTGGAGTAG
- a CDS encoding type II toxin-antitoxin system HicB family antitoxin gives MHYPVVIHKDTESDYGVTVPDLPGCFSAGETLDEALQEAIEAIECHLEGLLADGEPIPTPKPVELHQSNPDYAGGIWAFVTVDVTKLSGKTRRINITLPERVLHLVNKYASERGESRSGLITQAVLEYIGSRETLAR, from the coding sequence ATGCATTACCCTGTTGTCATCCATAAGGATACTGAAAGCGATTATGGCGTTACTGTGCCTGACTTGCCTGGTTGCTTCAGTGCGGGTGAAACACTCGATGAAGCATTGCAAGAAGCCATCGAAGCCATTGAGTGCCATCTAGAAGGCTTATTAGCAGATGGCGAGCCTATCCCAACGCCAAAACCGGTTGAATTGCATCAAAGTAATCCCGATTATGCCGGAGGGATCTGGGCATTCGTTACTGTTGATGTTACAAAGCTATCAGGTAAAACGCGCAGGATCAATATTACGTTGCCTGAGCGTGTATTACATCTCGTGAATAAATATGCGAGTGAACGTGGTGAGAGTCGTTCAGGGTTGATAACCCAGGCGGTGCTTGAATATATTGGGTCCCGTGAAACGCTCGCTCGTTAA
- a CDS encoding 4'-phosphopantetheinyl transferase family protein, whose amino-acid sequence MLYWLTQTLADHPALARAEAPEGLLSGAEEAQFGALIREKRRRDWLLGRWTAKHLAAHYIELVTGRRPALRDIVILTDPDGAPRLQSQNGDASIIDRLAISISHSRDHAFCVLTDIPGYAPGADIEYVEPRAPGFVTDFFTDVEIACVHHAPPSAQPLLTTVIWSAKEAALKSLRCGLTVDTRRIVCLPDEPTADGWAPVIVRCHPELNAYVHRGWWRQMGGFVLTLATADIGRPMKTAVPIAEARRNGDGVSP is encoded by the coding sequence ATGCTGTACTGGCTGACTCAGACGCTTGCCGATCACCCCGCACTTGCCCGCGCTGAAGCCCCTGAAGGATTGCTCAGCGGTGCGGAAGAGGCGCAGTTTGGGGCGCTGATCCGCGAGAAACGCCGCCGCGACTGGCTGCTGGGGCGCTGGACGGCAAAGCATCTGGCAGCACACTATATCGAACTGGTCACCGGACGGCGTCCCGCGCTGCGGGACATTGTCATTCTTACCGACCCGGACGGCGCGCCGCGTCTTCAGAGTCAGAATGGCGACGCTTCGATCATTGATCGACTGGCGATCTCGATCAGCCACAGCCGCGACCACGCCTTTTGTGTGCTGACCGACATACCAGGGTACGCCCCAGGCGCCGACATCGAGTATGTCGAACCGCGCGCTCCCGGCTTTGTGACTGATTTCTTCACCGACGTCGAAATCGCATGTGTGCATCATGCGCCGCCGTCGGCGCAGCCGTTGTTGACGACTGTCATCTGGAGCGCCAAAGAAGCCGCGCTCAAATCGCTGCGTTGCGGTCTGACGGTCGATACGCGCCGGATTGTCTGCCTGCCGGACGAACCAACCGCCGATGGATGGGCGCCGGTGATCGTCCGGTGCCACCCCGAACTGAACGCATATGTTCATCGTGGCTGGTGGCGTCAGATGGGCGGATTTGTCCTGACCCTCGCAACAGCGGACATCGGGCGCCCGATGAAAACTGCTGTTCCTATTGCAGAAGCACGACGGAATGGAGATGGAGTTTCCCCATGA
- a CDS encoding DUF58 domain-containing protein — MHALRPIALVALALLLFVAAHGTGIDLFFQLSYLLVGIVIVAYLWAWLNLRGLSVRREVFTHRAQVGDVVRERMTLVNHWFLPKLWIEVIDRSNLPDHSAGFVAYLPGYDQRRQVIRTTCTMRGKFRLGPVTLVSSDLLGLFRFQRDIPGDNEILVYPRTVPLPGFVLPGAELPGGQDLRRRTYHVTPNVAAIRDYQPGDGFNRIHWRSTARLGRLMVKEFELDPTAEVYVALDMHEYVQQAWRPVERTSGRQFRRTTESTEEYAVHAAASIARHVLEQNRAVGLIAWGQRREVIPPEREARQLYKILEALAELRAYGSASLAEVLSAENARFGRNCTLVVITPSLDERWVTGVQHLRYRGVRIVAILIDAESFGGGRSNESIRGRLAELRVPTCVWQRGQPLTTALAQTAAMGLHHAGAPHARPS, encoded by the coding sequence ATGCACGCTCTGCGTCCTATCGCGCTGGTTGCGCTTGCACTGCTGCTCTTCGTGGCGGCGCACGGCACGGGGATCGATCTGTTTTTCCAACTGAGCTACCTGTTAGTTGGCATTGTGATTGTAGCGTACCTGTGGGCATGGCTCAATCTGCGTGGTTTGAGCGTGCGGCGCGAGGTTTTCACCCATCGCGCACAGGTCGGAGATGTGGTGCGCGAGCGGATGACGCTGGTCAACCACTGGTTCCTGCCCAAACTCTGGATCGAGGTGATCGACCGTTCAAACCTGCCCGACCACAGTGCCGGTTTCGTCGCGTATCTACCAGGATACGATCAGCGGCGCCAGGTTATTCGCACCACCTGCACCATGCGCGGGAAGTTCCGGTTGGGTCCGGTGACGCTGGTAAGTAGTGACCTGCTGGGTCTGTTTCGTTTCCAGCGCGATATTCCAGGCGATAACGAGATTCTGGTCTACCCGCGCACCGTTCCGCTGCCAGGTTTCGTGCTGCCCGGCGCAGAATTGCCGGGTGGCCAGGACCTCCGGCGACGCACGTACCACGTAACACCAAATGTCGCCGCCATTCGCGACTATCAACCCGGCGACGGTTTCAACCGCATTCACTGGCGGAGCACAGCGCGCCTGGGCAGGTTGATGGTGAAGGAGTTTGAACTCGATCCGACTGCCGAGGTTTATGTGGCGCTCGATATGCATGAATATGTGCAGCAGGCATGGCGGCCCGTAGAAAGAACTTCGGGCAGGCAGTTCCGGCGAACCACCGAGTCGACCGAGGAATATGCGGTGCATGCCGCAGCATCGATTGCGCGTCATGTGCTCGAGCAGAATCGTGCCGTGGGGTTGATCGCCTGGGGACAGCGCCGCGAAGTCATTCCGCCTGAGCGCGAGGCGCGGCAGTTGTACAAAATCCTGGAGGCGCTGGCGGAACTGCGCGCCTATGGGTCTGCGTCGCTGGCGGAAGTGTTGAGCGCCGAAAACGCACGCTTCGGGCGCAACTGCACGCTGGTGGTGATTACTCCGTCGCTGGATGAGCGGTGGGTTACAGGAGTCCAGCACTTGCGGTATCGAGGGGTGCGTATCGTTGCGATTCTGATCGATGCGGAGTCGTTCGGCGGTGGGCGCAGCAACGAGTCGATCCGTGGACGCCTGGCAGAACTGCGCGTGCCAACCTGTGTCTGGCAACGCGGACAACCGCTGACGACGGCGCTTGCTCAGACCGCCGCAATGGGTCTTCACCATGCGGGAGCGCCGCACGCTCGCCCATCGTGA
- a CDS encoding acyl-CoA carboxylase subunit beta, translating into MTSMQEYIEKLRQRKAIAHGTAQDAEAQHKKGRLTARERIDLLFDPGTFEEIDTLVLPRYDVYPGGKRSRYGDGVVTGFGLINGRRAFVAAQDASVMGGSLGEMHANKIVKAMHMALKYGCPFIAINDSGGARIQEGVDSLGGYARIFDANCEASGVIPQLSLIMGPCAGGAVYSPALTDFIFMTENAYMFITGPEVVKAVMQEEVTQDQLGGGRVHAEESGVSHFLARDDQECLAMARELLSYLPLNNQDDPPYVRPVDDPERRCPELEEIVPVDPTKPYDVRQVISSILDDGRFFEVHALWAQNMVVGFGRLNGYVVGIVANQPMVLAGCIDIKASIKAAHFIRICDTYNVPIITLQDVPGFLPGTNQEYGGIIRNGARMIYAYSEAVVPKLMIILRKSYGGAYCVMSSKGLRGDLLYAWPNAELAVMGAAGAVNILYRNEVKNAPDPEAKRRELVEEYQERFNNPYVAAARGLIDDVIEPRDSRRVLIKALEVTLSKRERHVPRKHGISPS; encoded by the coding sequence ATGACGAGTATGCAGGAGTATATCGAGAAACTGCGCCAGCGCAAAGCAATTGCCCACGGCACGGCGCAGGATGCCGAAGCGCAGCACAAAAAAGGGCGGCTCACCGCGCGTGAGCGCATCGACCTGCTCTTCGATCCAGGAACATTCGAAGAGATTGACACCCTGGTGCTGCCACGCTACGACGTGTACCCCGGCGGAAAACGCTCCCGGTACGGCGATGGCGTCGTCACCGGTTTCGGGCTGATCAACGGGCGTCGCGCGTTTGTGGCAGCGCAGGATGCTTCGGTCATGGGCGGTTCGCTCGGCGAAATGCATGCCAACAAAATCGTTAAGGCGATGCACATGGCTTTGAAGTATGGCTGTCCCTTCATCGCTATCAACGACTCCGGCGGCGCGCGCATTCAGGAAGGGGTCGATAGCCTGGGCGGCTATGCGCGCATCTTCGACGCGAACTGCGAAGCGTCCGGCGTCATTCCGCAACTCTCGTTGATCATGGGACCATGCGCTGGCGGTGCGGTCTATTCACCGGCGCTAACCGATTTCATCTTCATGACCGAGAATGCCTATATGTTCATCACCGGTCCTGAAGTGGTGAAAGCCGTTATGCAGGAGGAGGTTACGCAGGATCAATTGGGCGGCGGGCGCGTCCATGCCGAGGAGAGCGGCGTGAGCCACTTCCTGGCGCGCGACGATCAGGAGTGCCTGGCGATGGCGCGTGAACTTCTGAGTTACCTGCCGCTCAACAACCAGGACGACCCGCCCTATGTGCGCCCGGTGGACGATCCTGAACGACGCTGCCCTGAACTCGAAGAGATCGTGCCGGTCGATCCGACCAAGCCTTACGATGTGCGCCAGGTGATCAGCAGCATCCTCGACGATGGCCGCTTCTTTGAGGTGCATGCGCTTTGGGCGCAGAACATGGTCGTTGGCTTCGGCAGGCTCAACGGCTATGTTGTCGGCATTGTCGCCAACCAACCGATGGTGCTGGCAGGCTGCATCGACATCAAGGCGTCGATCAAGGCGGCACACTTCATTCGCATTTGCGATACCTACAATGTTCCAATCATCACGTTGCAGGACGTTCCCGGCTTCCTGCCCGGCACGAACCAGGAGTACGGCGGCATCATCCGCAACGGCGCGCGTATGATCTACGCCTATTCCGAAGCCGTCGTCCCCAAACTGATGATCATTCTGCGCAAAAGTTACGGCGGCGCCTACTGCGTGATGAGCAGCAAGGGATTGCGCGGCGACCTGTTGTACGCCTGGCCCAACGCCGAACTCGCCGTAATGGGGGCGGCCGGCGCAGTGAACATCCTGTACCGTAATGAGGTCAAGAACGCCCCCGACCCGGAGGCAAAGCGCCGCGAACTGGTCGAAGAGTACCAGGAACGCTTCAACAACCCGTATGTTGCGGCTGCCCGCGGGTTGATCGACGATGTAATCGAGCCGCGCGACTCGCGTCGAGTGCTGATCAAGGCGCTAGAAGTCACCCTGTCGAAGCGTGAACGTCACGTGCCGCGCAAGCACGGTATCTCGCCGTCCTGA